Proteins encoded in a region of the Eretmochelys imbricata isolate rEreImb1 chromosome 10, rEreImb1.hap1, whole genome shotgun sequence genome:
- the LOC144271255 gene encoding zona pellucida sperm-binding protein 3-like: MGYRNSLGFALLCWVVSGVTCYNPWDFSRSDSAIWRPTPRAEPPQQQAHVLSLAQPSPWARADVSQLRAVSVLQPVMVQCEEAQMVITVHRDLFGMGRLIKAADLSLGPAACLYVSLNDAENTVIFVAGLHECGSTLQMTPDSLVYSTSLNYNPTPASNPMILRTNPAVIPIECHYPRKDNVSSKAIKPTWVPFSSTLSAEERLDFSLHLMNDDWSAERPSDGFQLGEVMHIQADVSTVNHVALRLFVDSCVATLSPDRDSSPRYAVIDFNGCLVDGRSDDTTSAFISPRHRQDTLQFMVDVFRFAGDARNLIYFTCHLKVTAAEQAPDPLNKACSFNKAGNIWSPVEGTRDICRCCETGNCGPAGQSRRVNPLDRWSGRRFQRDMASRHGDSSLREAEADVVVGPLFITDAYWGSRNLVEEQMEVGKAASPGAEETPGLVLGLSLVAAAIGLASVTLTICFIYKNRSRAMAGAAM, translated from the exons ATGGGGTACAGAAACAGCCTGGGCTTTGCTCTTCTGTGCTGGGTGGTCAGTGGGGTGACCTGTTACAATCCCTGGGATTTCTCTAGGAGTGACTCTGCCATCTGGAGAcccacccccagggctgagccccctcAACAACAAGCCCATGTTCTCTCTcttgcccagccctccccctggGCTCGGGCTGATGTTTCCCAGCTCAGGGCTGTGTCCGTGCTGCAGCCTGTCATGGTGCAGTGTGAGGAGGCTCAGATGGTGATCACTGTGCACAGGGATCTGTTTGGGATGGGGAGACTGATCAAAGCTGCTGACCTGAGCCTTGGCCCAGCTGCCTGCCTGTACGTGTCTCTTAATGATGCAGAGAACACAGTGATCTTTGTAGCTGGGCTCCATGAATGTGGCAGCACCTTGCAG ATGACCCCAGACTCCCTGGTTTACAGCACAAGCCTGAACTataaccccacccctgccagcaacCCAATGATCCTGAGAACCAATCCAGCTGTGATTCCCATTGAGTGTCACTACCCCAG GAAGGACAATGTGAGCAGTAAAGCCATCAAGCCAACGTGGGTTCCCTTCAGCTCTACCCTGTCTGCTGAGGAGAGGCTGGATTTCTCCCTGCACCTGATGAATG ATGACTGGAGTGCTGAGAGACCCTCCGATGGATTCCAGCTGGGGGAGGTCATGCATATCCAAGCTGATGTCAGCACTGTGAACCATGTGGCTTTGAGGCTCTTTGTGGACAGCTGTGTGGCCACCCTGAGCCCAGACAGGGACTCCTCTCCCCGCTatgctgtcattgacttcaatgg GTGCCTGGTGGATGGGAGATCAGATGACACCACCTCGGCCTTCATATCCCCCAGGCATAGGcaggacacactgcagttcaTGGTGGATGTGTTCAGGTTTGCAGGAGATGCCAGGAACTTG ATCTACTTCACCTGTCATCTGAAAGTCACTGCAGCTGagcaagccccagatcccttGAACAAGGCTTGTTCCTTCAACAAAGCAGGCAACAT CTGGTCTCCAGTGGAAGGCACCCGAGACATCTGCAGGTGCTGTGAGACTGGGAACTGTGGGCCCGCTGGACAGTCCAGGAGAGTGAACCCTCTGGACAGATGGTCAGGGAGGCGCTTCCAGAGAGACATGGCCTCCAGGCATG GTGACTCCTCACTGagggaggctgaggctgatgtTGTGGTAGGACCCCTATTCATCACTGATGCCTATTGGGGATCCAGGAATCTTGTGGAAGAACAAATGGAAGTAGGGAAGGCAGCATCACCAG GTGCAGAAGAGACTCCTGGGCTGGTGCTTGGGCTGAGCTTGGTGGCTGCTGCTATTGGTTTGGCCTCCGTGACTCTGACCATCTGCTTCATATACAAAAACCGCAGCCGTGCAATGGCTGGTGCTGCCATGTGA
- the LOC144271259 gene encoding zona pellucida sperm-binding protein 3-like, translating to MGYRGSLGFALLCWVVSGVTCYNPWDFSRIDSAIWRPTPRAEPPQGQAHVPSLAQPSPWARVDASQLRAVSLLQPVTVQCEEAQMVITVHRDLFGMGRLIKAADLSLGQATCRYTSLNAAENTVTFAAGLHECGSTLQMTPDSLVYSTSLNYNPTPASNPVILRTNPAVIPIECHYPRKDNVSSKAIKPTWVPFSSTLSAEERLDFSLHLMNDDWSAERPSNGFQLGEVMHIQADVSTGNHVALRLFVDSCVATLSPDRDSSPRYSVIDFNGCLVDGRSDDTTSAFISPRPRQDTLQFMVDVFRFAGDARNLIYITCHLKVTAAEQAPDPLNKACSFSKAGNIWSPVEGTRDICRCCETGNCAFLGGQSGRGSPLDRWSGRRFQRDVASRHGEPLVREAEADVVVGPIIILDTDQGSRDLSVAQMEAEKAASEGFSSTAGLISVAAAIALAFITLGILVYRRCSRSSA from the exons ATGGGGTACAGAGGTAGCCTGGGCTTTGCTCTTCTGTGCTGGGTGGTCAGTGGGGTGACCTGTTACAATCCCTGGGATTTCTCTAGGATTGACTCAGCCATCTGGAGACCCACCCCCAGAGCTGAGCCCCCTCAAGGACAAGCCCATGTGCCTTCTcttgcccagccctccccctggGCTCGGGTTgatgcttcccagctcagggctgtgtccctgctgcagcctgtcaCAGTGCAGTGTGAGGAGGCTCAGATGGTGATCACTGTGCACAGGGATCTGTTTGGGATGGGGAGACTGATCAAAGCTGCTGACCTGAGCCTTGGCCAGGCCACCTGCAGGTACACATCTCTTAATGCTGCAGAGAACACTGTGACCTTTGCAGCTGGGCTCCATGAATGTGGCAGCACCTTGCAG atgacCCCGGACTCCCTGGTTTACAGCACAAGCCTGAACTataaccccacccctgccagcaacCCAGTGATCCTGAGAACCAATCCAGCTGTGATTCCCATTGAGTGTCACTACCCCAG GAAGGACAATGTGAGCAGTAAAGCCATCAAGCCAACATGGGTTCCTTTCAGCTCCACCCTGTCTGCTGAGGAGAGGCTGGATTTCTCCCTGCACCTGATGAATG ATGACTGGAGTGCTGAGAGACCCTCCAATGGATTCCAGCTGGGGGAGGTCATGCATATCCAAGCTGATGTCAGCACTGGGAACCATGTGGCTTTGAGGCTCTTTGTGGACAGCTGTGTGGCCACCCTGAGCCCAGACAGGGACTCCTCTCCTCGCTattctgtcattgacttcaatgg GTGCCTGGTGGATGGGAGATCCGATGACACCACCTCGGCCTTCATATCCCCCAGGCCCAGGCAGGACACATTGCAGTTCATGGTGGATGTGTTCAGGTTTGCAGGAGATGCCAGGAACTTG ATCTACATCACCTGTCATCTGAAAGTCACTGCAGCTGagcaagccccagatcccttGAACAAGGCTTGTTCCTTCAGCAAAGCAGGCAACAT CTGGTCTCCAGTGGAAGGCACCAGAGACATCTGCAGGTGCTGTGAGACTGGGAACTGTGCATTCCTTGGAGGACAGTCTGGGAGAGGCAGCCCTCTGGACAGATGGTCAGGGAGGCGCTTCCAGAGAGATGTGGCCTCCAGGCATG GTGAGCCCTTGGTGAGGGAAGCTGAGGCTGATGTTGTGGTAGGACCCATAATCATCTTGGATACTGATCAAGGATCAAGAGATCTCTCAGTTGCTCAAATGGAAGCAGAGAAGGCAGCATCAGAGG GATTCTCTTCTACAGCTGGGCTGATCTCAGTGGCAGCTGCCATTGCACTGGCCTTTATTACTCTGGGGATACTCGTATACAGAAGATGCAGCCGTTCCAGTGCCTGA